Proteins encoded in a region of the Synergistaceae bacterium genome:
- a CDS encoding MBOAT family protein, protein MLFNSWQYAIFFPVVFAIYWGLPEKFRWPVILVSSYYFYMSWNVKYVVLILFTTIISYLAALLIERYRENNSAKKFILAFTLIACLGVLFVFKYYNFALESFASLMSLFAIKLHPATLNLLLPVGISFYTFQTLGYVIDVYRGDTEPEKNLGIYAAFISFFPQLVAGPIERTNNLLPQIKAKHVFNYEQATYGIKLMTWGFFKKLAIADVLSRYVDEIYSNLSGATSFDLWLAIFFFTIQIYCDFSGYSDIARGCAKMMGINLMENFKSPYFSASIKEFWSRWHISLSTWFRDYLYIPLGGNRVNKFRHCINLLITFIISGLWHGANWTFVIWGFIHGLAQVIENFFSRPKDLSGIKWLIRVIITFIFVSLAWVFFRAENFNDAIYIFTHMFNGILKPASFLITGVGPSNRKLFLIIILIFILALYDFFSLKFDIINKVSSLKLFTRWIIYDLFIVFIFFVYTISAVSNTSFIYFQF, encoded by the coding sequence GTGTTATTTAACTCGTGGCAATATGCTATATTCTTCCCTGTTGTATTTGCTATTTACTGGGGATTGCCTGAAAAATTCCGGTGGCCTGTAATTCTTGTATCAAGCTATTATTTTTATATGAGCTGGAATGTAAAATATGTCGTATTAATTTTATTCACAACTATAATTTCATACTTGGCCGCGCTGTTAATCGAACGTTACAGAGAAAATAATTCAGCAAAAAAATTTATTCTAGCATTCACGTTAATTGCTTGTTTAGGAGTATTATTTGTATTCAAGTATTATAATTTCGCGCTTGAAAGTTTTGCGAGTCTCATGAGCCTATTTGCTATAAAATTGCACCCGGCTACACTAAATTTATTATTACCAGTCGGAATCTCGTTCTACACATTTCAGACTCTGGGCTATGTAATTGACGTATACAGGGGAGATACTGAACCGGAAAAAAATTTGGGAATCTACGCGGCTTTTATTTCATTCTTTCCGCAATTAGTAGCAGGCCCTATTGAACGCACAAATAATTTACTGCCTCAGATAAAAGCAAAACACGTCTTTAATTACGAACAGGCTACATACGGCATTAAATTAATGACATGGGGATTCTTTAAGAAATTAGCGATTGCTGATGTATTATCGCGATACGTTGACGAGATATATAGTAATCTTTCGGGAGCTACTTCTTTTGATTTATGGCTGGCGATATTTTTCTTTACGATTCAGATTTACTGCGATTTTTCCGGATATTCTGACATTGCGAGGGGCTGTGCTAAGATGATGGGCATTAACTTAATGGAAAATTTCAAGAGCCCCTATTTTTCAGCAAGCATTAAAGAATTCTGGAGCAGGTGGCATATTTCATTATCTACATGGTTTAGAGATTATTTATATATTCCACTGGGCGGCAATAGAGTCAATAAATTCCGGCACTGTATAAATTTATTAATCACGTTTATAATTTCAGGACTCTGGCACGGAGCTAACTGGACATTTGTAATCTGGGGCTTTATTCACGGTCTTGCGCAGGTAATAGAAAATTTTTTCTCACGTCCTAAAGATTTAAGCGGCATAAAATGGCTTATTCGAGTAATTATCACGTTTATATTTGTGAGTCTGGCATGGGTATTTTTCCGGGCTGAGAATTTCAACGATGCAATTTATATATTTACTCACATGTTTAACGGGATATTAAAGCCGGCTTCTTTCTTAATTACTGGAGTAGGACCGTCAAACAGAAAGCTGTTTCTTATTATAATTCTTATATTTATTCTCGCGTTGTATGACTTTTTCTCGCTGAAATTTGACATTATCAATAAAGTATCATCACTGAAATTATTTACTCGCTGGATTATATATGATTTATTTATCGTGTTTATATTCTTTGTATATACAATTTCTGCAGTAAGTAATACCAGCTTTATTTATTTCCAGTTTTAG